The Vespula pensylvanica isolate Volc-1 chromosome 3, ASM1446617v1, whole genome shotgun sequence nucleotide sequence CCACAAAATTCTAGAGTATCAGATAAAGTACAGAGTATATTAAACAAACGCATAGATATGTATCCAGAGGAAATATGTAAAAGGAAACATAAAGCAAGAGCTTTTTTACCAGAAAAGGCTGCATCTATTCTACGACAGGAACCAGGGCTCATTGGGCCAATAATTAGAACAATTTGTCATTCGGATCCATTCGAACGTAAAGtaaatgaagatattttttcttaattaataatgtcGTACAGAAAAATTAGGCttgttatttgatattaacataattttaGGTTTGTCGTGCCATGAGGTATTTTCCACCTGAGCAACGTACCATGGTTAATGTAAAAATGACTAAATGTTTATATGCACTGGCATCGCATAGTCGGTATACCGGTGATCCAAGAACAGGTTGGAACTTACCTCCTGCAACTAGTTCCAAATATAATGCATATGTTCTTGGTGTTAAAATAGCATGTGGTCTAGAAATGTTAGTAGCTCGTGCTAATGAGGAACgtagaaaaagagcaaaaaatgCAGCAGGAATAGATAATGAAGGAAAGTCGATATCAAATGAACATTCGCTCAATGCATTTTTGTCTCGTTTGGAAGCTAGTGGATATTTCAAAGACTTGTTGGAAGGCAGTCAAGAACGTGAAAAACTTTCAGTTATAGCAAAAGACTACTTTTTAAAACACTTAAATTTAGACGATACCTTACTACATAATGATAAAACAGACGCAGAAAAAGTTCTAGAAGCATGGGAAAATATACAAACGAATGATGTTGAGATGTATGGTAATTACAACAATGATTATGTATTAGTAGGATAAAAGTAACTAAGAGTGTGCTTTCATGCAGATGCATGTGACTTAGTCAATTTAGAGTAAACTACAAAATAAAAGCTTTCTACATCGTATTTTGATATCTTCATTgagttaaatttaaaaaatgttgtagttacatatattgtatacttTTAGTTACTTCTTTAgttttgtattaaaaagataattgcaTGCATAAAAAAAGCAATATGCATGCATATTGTGTCTATTTTTTCAGTTGATTACTGGTAAGTATGTATTTGGAATAATATAAGTTTGGTATTATAACTTCTTATACactatttgtaaatatacttcattgtttattttacaGCCCAAGATGAAGGTACATTAAGTCCTGCAGACAGTGACAGTTGGCTGAATATAGATCCAGCACAATTAGAAATGCTTTTGAATCAACAATGGGGAAATAGTAAAGACAAAAAACATGAACATGAGCCATTGAGTCTTAGAGAAAAAGTACAAGCCTTTCTTAATCAAAATAGTGATATCGATGGCGTACAATTCGTAGAGTATGTTTTTTTACTTTAGTTTCAATATCGTTTTCGCAAAATAATTGAGTGTCGTTAtgacttgtttttctttaaaggGATCAATCGGCGGATGACAATACAAGGCATGATCCAGACGATAATGGCAGAATAGAATTTGATGCTGATGTGTTTGACAGTACCTTACGCGATATTTTAGATTTAGTTGTGCCAGGCGGGGAAGGAGAATTTGAAGGGAGCTCAGAAGGTTCATTAGGTGGTGATGATGAAGATAAAGGTGGCGAAATGGATAAGTACATGCGATTGTTAGATTCGCAATTGCAAGCAGAATtagtaaaggaagaagaacatATTGATAATAAACACACTGATATAGTAGAAACAAACTTAATGGAAAGTATTCAAGGAGAATCAGGTGGTTCTGGTCCAACTGGAAACATAATTGGCGGTCCCATTCGACGGCTCATGCATTTGCAGTTACAGTCTCCCACAAAAGTACCTCCTGATTTGCAAagttaataattctttattgaaagttataaaagaaagtcataataaatcaaattcatCTTTGCATGTAAATATTGATGTAGGCCTTACTGTTTGAAGcacataaatatttgatactaTCACAATATTTACTATGCCAAAGCAATATTATGATAACAAATAGGTGTGCTCAGTTAGAGAATACGTTTACAGTCTGTCTGTATGATCTCGAACTGACGTCATTAtagacaaaattaaattaacatcATATCATCTTTGTCtacattcttatattttcacaATTCATATTGGTTCATagttttcatatatttcatagTTCATATAgttcatatatttctattttgtatAAACTCAATGCAACTGTAATtatgcaattattttatacatttacatatatacgtatgttatTGTGAGTTTGTATTATTATGCAAATGACAAGTTCACTGTTTGTCCTGGCGTCAGTATGAAAATTGCTTTTTATACTCTCGTGAACACACCTTATTTCATGCCATAATGATATGTGCTTGTGCtgcgaacaaaaaaaaaaatataaaataaaaaaaaacaaagttgtCAAACGTTAGAAACGCAATTTCAAAGTCGTATACATCTTTCGTGGATAATGTTTAAAGTTTATAATGCATCTATCCATTATAAACATTCATGATTAACTCAAATAACATATCTTATAAAGATAAACGTATGCACacattattgatataaaagattatagataataattaatgtttgtAATGCATAAAAGAGCTGTCCATTaggtaaaaattataaaaaatatgaattgtTACTTCTACAATCTATTTGATGAGCCATGGAAGTGCAAGAagttaattgtttaatttgcACATTccatatcattataataaatcatatatcatataattacataaaaatcaacaaaactaaatttcttgaatatttatcaaagttAGTACCAAAAAATTTGTACCTTTTTGTTATACATTTCATCATTTGGCTATAACTAAGTCCATTTTCACTTTTGTAAATAATCAGCATTAATAATGGCATTATTGTTATACAGATATCTGTATACTTCAATTTTTACTAATGCAtaaaacacacacaaacacatacacgtcTCTAAATGACATACATATAGATCTGTACAAATACTCAATAAAGAATTCCTatcatacatttataaaaattatttttcatatctttgttaaatacaaatttatttattatattactttatttgctctataatataattatcatttattttgttttgaacAATTAGTAACCACTGGGTCCTGGAGCAGCTGTGATATCTTTGATTGCTTTACTTTGTTCTTTAtccgttttaattttttcttcagatATTAAAGTCATTCTGTAACAATAATAAGCATACTACGTTATTTACTGATATCTTTAAagttttgtataattataatatcatctaaaaatatattcgaataataaaagtaaacacAAATCATATTTTACCTTGATTTAATTGCTTGTATATTGGCAATTCTAGgatctattaatttttcttttacagatGATTTTAAAGATGATGTTccagaataatatataatagcaCATGGTACAAGGTTCTCATCTATTAATCGTGCTTCTGgatttaaaatatgttttgGTGGAGCAGTATCTGTGAAGTTACCAAACAAAATGATGTATCTTTAATTGacatatttctaatttaaaaatgttatggCTAATACATGGTAACTTACAAAGAGTAAAGTCACAAGATGTGTCGCATAAATAATTTCTGATAAAGTCCTTAATAACTTGCACAGATTCTATAGGTTTAAAACAAGCTTGGAAAACCAATTGATCTGGAAACTGAATACGAATCACTGTCCTGCGATATTTATTCAGTTGTTCTAATATACGTTTATCTTGTTCAAGTTGACGTTGAGCTTCAGTCAAAAGTGGTGCTTCCTCTAgctcttctctccttcgtttAGCATCTCGTAAAAGTATCTTTGCATCTTCGACTGTCAAATCGAAAAAACTATCTGGTAATTCAATTTTTGGCAATGCTTGTGCTACAGCTTGATCAAATACTAATGCATTTCGTTCTCCCAACTATAACACAACAATTACGTTCGTTAACTACCTAGATTAATATTTGTAGTATTATGAAAGTAAGATCTTACAAActctatatttatctcttcttctgcatttgaatacaaatttgtattaaatttgtCCTTTATGTCATTATACTTTGACAGTTCTTGACGATCATAAGTATTCGTAGCATTATCCCTATCCGTATTATTGTccgactttttttcttcttttgttctaATGTTTTCTATGTGCTTAAAATCTTGTGacctcattttatttctttcttctttcaacaaTGCAATAGGATCTAATGCTTTGTCTTCATAAGATGTCGAGGAAATCCTTTGTTTATTATGCTTAGTATAATCATCATCTATGTGTTTTGAAGATTTTGGTATTAAAGTTGTAGATACATGTGCTTGTGTTTTTAATTGTACTAAATCACGATGTATCATCCGTAACATAGCTTTACCGCTAGTAAGACCTAATGATTTCAAAGTCATTTCTTCTAAAGCTTGACCATGTACCTATGAAACAGATCTATTTGTATATGCttccaatatttatataagatctTATAAGATATACTACCTCacgatgcatatatattattactgcAGTTTTGCGATCTTCACTAGGACATATGGTCGTTAAAACTTGTGCCAAAGTGACATCTGGTAAAAAATCACTCATTAATCGTTCACCATTCTCTAATAGTATACCCACTGTAACTTTGGACGTATTACGTGGCTTTTTACAAGGTACCATTTCCACCCGTGCATTATTAGATAAACCAGTAAAACGCAATATGGAATTTACATCTAATATCTTATTGAAGTGCCTACAAAACAGACAGTGCATTGTAAAtgatggaaaaataaatttcgcgCGTTACTCACTTAATATCGTAATCGTTTGCATTATATCCATGTTTTTGGCAAACTTCTTCCAACAcctataattgtatataaatttgccGGTTaacttttttatgtaaatttaatataaattcaaattcaagAATAAACTTCgaatcaatattaaatattaatctatttACTTGTAAAATGGTTGTATTTGGAGTAACTTGAACATTCTGTCGACGACCGTCGGGTGTAAGAACAATGACACTTTTATTTGCCGCCATACTAGATTGAAATCTGAAGTGGTCACGCAACGAACCACACAGTAAACAGCTGACTCAGAACTTTTCTATTTCCGacgattctttctctttccctctccctattatctatttgtttcttttatagttGGTCGAATTCGAATTCCCGTTCGACACTCATACTAAGGATTTAACCTTCTAGACATACTATGTTCGTTCCTCGCAACGTGgatcattttcaaaaaacatagcacattgaaaaaaagagtttCTAAGTTCGGCAATGGTACTTTTAGTTAATTGGCAGGAAAAGTATCAAATGCGATGAAGTGGCGACCCTGCTTCTTCGATTCAGCTCGTATTACGTCACGAGAGTTTACGTTCTCTTCTGGCATAAACAAATCtatgaaaacaaaatgtcTGCGAATCGCGATATGTTTATTAACAGATGTTTGTATGCGACTTGACGTACTTCATATCGCCGTACAAATGATTCGTAAGATGCCAGAAAATTTGTGGCGTAATGGCCGTGTCCTTTAACCGGTACCTTATCTTGCCGGAAATCGAAAAAAGTGAACTAGAGGTTGACTTGAGAAATAAGCGCGCGTACACGAATAGAAATTTAACAACAAATTGGTTTGGTGGTTCGACAACCCCCGTGACTTCTGTGACCGTTCCTCTTTGCGTTTTGGGCGAGGTTCAATTACGTTTTTTGTGTCCGGACGATTTAGAAGAAGTTCGTGCACTTTGCCAAGATTGGTTTCCCATAGGTGAGACGAATATTATCTCAATTTACGCTTTAATATGTGTAATGGAAGATAATACGATAGTTCTATTTTTACAGATTATCCAAATTCATGGTACGAAGAGATAACAAGCTCTTCAAGATTTTACGCGTTAGCTGCAGTATATGGTGGAGTAATTATAGGACTTATTGTTGCTGAGATTAAACCGTATGTCAAGTTAAACGAAGAAGATCGTGGAATTCTGTGTCCTAGTCTAGGGAAAGATTCTTTAGTTGGATATATACTTAGTTTAGGAGTACGCCGTACATATAGAAGAAATGGTATTGCATCATTATTATTGGAGCAGTTATTGGCACATGTCACTGCTCCAGAACGTTCTTTAGTGAAAGCAGTTTTCTTACATGTTCTAT carries:
- the LOC122627810 gene encoding protein ecdysoneless, with the translated sequence MASHVYKKMANLPIIHKTREDDVLECFLYPKFCYALNTDNITEAQLNEEIARYYQEIAPYTTDYIWHRDALVFRPRTKQAMMLERILDNSMVIEDYQTVAHIYATLHFDEDIGDEWFTVFLIYKLTKVFDGLVARLVDSDGEFLLIEAANALPLWANPETCQDRVFIHDGLLHIIREKGKSFVNLLNNINRIPQNSRVSDKVQSILNKRIDMYPEEICKRKHKARAFLPEKAASILRQEPGLIGPIIRTICHSDPFERKVCRAMRYFPPEQRTMVNVKMTKCLYALASHSRYTGDPRTGWNLPPATSSKYNAYVLGVKIACGLEMLVARANEERRKRAKNAAGIDNEGKSISNEHSLNAFLSRLEASGYFKDLLEGSQEREKLSVIAKDYFLKHLNLDDTLLHNDKTDAEKVLEAWENIQTNDVEMYAQDEGTLSPADSDSWLNIDPAQLEMLLNQQWGNSKDKKHEHEPLSLREKVQAFLNQNSDIDGVQFVEDQSADDNTRHDPDDNGRIEFDADVFDSTLRDILDLVVPGGEGEFEGSSEGSLGGDDEDKGGEMDKYMRLLDSQLQAELVKEEEHIDNKHTDIVETNLMESIQGESGGSGPTGNIIGGPIRRLMHLQLQSPTKVPPDLQS
- the LOC122627818 gene encoding tether containing UBX domain for GLUT4; the protein is MAANKSVIVLTPDGRRQNVQVTPNTTILQVLEEVCQKHGYNANDYDIKHFNKILDVNSILRFTGLSNNARVEMVPCKKPRNTSKVTVGILLENGERLMSDFLPDVTLAQVLTTICPSEDRKTAVIIYMHREVHGQALEEMTLKSLGLTSGKAMLRMIHRDLVQLKTQAHVSTTLIPKSSKHIDDDYTKHNKQRISSTSYEDKALDPIALLKEERNKMRSQDFKHIENIRTKEEKKSDNNTDRDNATNTYDRQELSKYNDIKDKFNTNLYSNAEEEINIEFLGERNALVFDQAVAQALPKIELPDSFFDLTVEDAKILLRDAKRRREELEEAPLLTEAQRQLEQDKRILEQLNKYRRTVIRIQFPDQLVFQACFKPIESVQVIKDFIRNYLCDTSCDFTLYTAPPKHILNPEARLIDENLVPCAIIYYSGTSSLKSSVKEKLIDPRIANIQAIKSRMTLISEEKIKTDKEQSKAIKDITAAPGPSGY
- the LOC122627854 gene encoding N-alpha-acetyltransferase 60 gives rise to the protein MAVSFNRYLILPEIEKSELEVDLRNKRAYTNRNLTTNWFGGSTTPVTSVTVPLCVLGEVQLRFLCPDDLEEVRALCQDWFPIDYPNSWYEEITSSSRFYALAAVYGGVIIGLIVAEIKPYVKLNEEDRGILCPSLGKDSLVGYILSLGVRRTYRRNGIASLLLEQLLAHVTAPERSLVKAVFLHVLSSNVPAILFYQRCHFRLHSFLPYYYYIHGRCKDGFTYVLYVNGGHAPWGIWDWIRHLARAMASLGPCRVPRWIWQRLLWATTILSYHR